Proteins found in one Lactiplantibacillus paraplantarum genomic segment:
- a CDS encoding transposase has protein sequence MPTRYDKEFKQNIIILYKQGESAAQLAREYGIGYSTVHKWIQGQAKTQSGKSPDEIKAMEKRLASLSEENEILKKALGFLAQK, from the coding sequence ATGCCAACTCGTTACGACAAAGAATTCAAACAAAACATCATCATCCTATATAAACAAGGCGAATCAGCCGCCCAACTGGCCAGAGAATATGGCATTGGCTATTCAACCGTTCATAAGTGGATCCAGGGCCAAGCCAAAACTCAATCCGGTAAATCGCCAGACGAAATTAAAGCGATGGAAAAGCGGCTGGCTTCCCTGTCTGAGGAGAACGAAATCCTAAAAAAAGCCCTGGGCTTCCTTGCGCAGAAGTAA
- a CDS encoding IS3 family transposase yields the protein MFDYIHQESHNHQVTKMCRILGVSRAQYYRYRSPKPSKRRAEDADLKQRILRIFAEFKQRYGVMKIHHELNLELQPLQRRCSPRRISRLMKELDIHSITVNKWKAASASKTKVEQRPNLLKQDFSTTGLNQKWTADMTYIQTKRNGWCYLSTIMDLHSRRIIGYSFSKKMDTDLVLKTLESAVKNRTITGDLIIHTDLGSQYTSDDYNQRLTELHIRHSYSRKGCPYDNAPMESFHASLKKECVYPVPVFENYETAAAVLFEYVHAFYNRKRIHSSLGYQTPLQVEIATLTSQMAA from the coding sequence ATTTTTGATTACATTCACCAAGAAAGCCATAACCACCAGGTAACTAAGATGTGCCGAATCCTCGGTGTTTCCAGAGCTCAGTATTATCGTTATCGATCCCCAAAGCCATCAAAACGCCGGGCCGAAGATGCGGACTTAAAACAACGGATTCTGCGGATCTTTGCGGAATTCAAGCAGCGATACGGCGTTATGAAGATCCACCATGAATTGAATCTGGAACTTCAACCACTGCAGCGTCGGTGCAGCCCAAGACGGATTTCCCGGCTCATGAAGGAACTGGATATCCACTCCATTACCGTCAATAAATGGAAAGCGGCTTCGGCTTCCAAAACCAAGGTTGAACAGCGTCCCAACTTGCTTAAGCAGGATTTCTCGACCACTGGTTTAAATCAAAAATGGACCGCTGATATGACCTATATTCAAACGAAGCGTAATGGCTGGTGTTACTTATCAACCATCATGGATCTGCACTCAAGACGAATTATCGGCTATTCATTCTCAAAAAAGATGGATACTGATTTAGTCTTAAAGACCCTGGAAAGCGCGGTTAAAAATCGAACCATTACTGGGGACCTGATTATCCACACAGACTTAGGATCACAGTACACCAGCGATGATTACAACCAACGGTTAACAGAACTACATATCCGCCACTCTTACAGCCGTAAGGGGTGTCCATACGATAATGCACCAATGGAATCTTTTCATGCTTCCCTCAAAAAGGAATGTGTTTATCCAGTGCCGGTCTTTGAGAATTATGAAACTGCCGCTGCTGTCCTTTTTGAATATGTGCATGCTTTCTACAATAGGAAGAGAATTCATAGTTCACTGGGCTACCAGACCCCCTTACAAGTTGAAATCGCAACACTTACGAGCCAAATGGCCGCCTGA